From a single Cyclobacterium marinum DSM 745 genomic region:
- a CDS encoding glycoside hydrolase family protein produces the protein MRISLLFLFFIGNFLQGYTQEEDFLLLKGKFEPITEDNLYKDHQFYNWGGSIIKGEDGLYHLFYSRWQMDFSAWLTFSEIAHATSSSSNGPWEYRETVLKGRGKGYWDAITAHNPKIKYFDGKYYLYYIATNLGEMEYSDNDLIATHGKSLDQSLIRKTLRENQRTGVAVSSSLDGPWERLDQPIIQPSGPITTLTVNPAIAMGKDNRFYLIVKGDKPDEERFIRNQAIAISDSPVGPFQMQPNPVIDYQDTEDMSLYYDSENQKFYGVFHAHEYIGLVYSNDGINWKKPFNFKVFNKEILLANGDLIRPDRMERPFVYFENNQPKTLCLAVKKGEQSYTVFIPIAFD, from the coding sequence ATGAGAATCAGTTTGTTGTTTTTATTTTTTATTGGGAATTTTCTCCAAGGATATACTCAAGAAGAAGATTTTTTATTGCTCAAAGGTAAATTTGAGCCAATTACTGAAGATAACCTTTATAAAGATCACCAATTTTATAACTGGGGTGGATCTATAATTAAAGGTGAGGATGGCCTTTATCACTTGTTTTATTCTAGGTGGCAGATGGATTTTTCGGCTTGGCTGACATTTTCTGAAATTGCACATGCCACTTCCAGTAGTTCAAACGGACCTTGGGAATATCGGGAAACGGTATTGAAGGGTAGAGGTAAAGGTTATTGGGATGCTATTACTGCACACAATCCAAAAATCAAGTATTTTGACGGTAAATATTACCTATATTATATTGCCACTAATTTAGGTGAGATGGAGTATAGTGATAATGATCTAATAGCTACTCATGGAAAATCGTTAGATCAAAGTTTAATTCGTAAAACCTTGAGAGAAAACCAAAGGACCGGTGTTGCAGTTTCTTCCTCACTAGATGGACCATGGGAAAGGCTGGATCAGCCCATCATACAGCCTTCAGGACCTATCACCACCTTAACAGTAAATCCAGCCATAGCGATGGGAAAGGATAATCGTTTTTATTTAATAGTAAAAGGTGATAAGCCCGATGAAGAACGTTTTATTAGAAATCAAGCCATTGCCATTTCAGATTCTCCGGTAGGTCCCTTTCAAATGCAGCCAAATCCTGTGATAGATTACCAGGATACAGAGGATATGTCGCTTTATTACGATTCTGAAAATCAGAAGTTTTATGGTGTTTTTCATGCACATGAATACATAGGTTTGGTTTATTCAAATGATGGAATTAATTGGAAGAAACCTTTTAATTTCAAAGTTTTCAATAAAGAAATTCTATTGGCAAATGGAGATCTAATCCGACCTGATAGGATGGAAAGACCATTTGTTTATTTTGAAAATAATCAACCTAAAACATTGTGCTTGGCAGTGAAAAAAGGCGAACAATCCTATACAGTTTTTATACCTATCGCCTTTGATTAA
- a CDS encoding GDSL-type esterase/lipase family protein: MIKPLIYIIPFLILIAYGPSKNKSKHPRNGNEIAECQENPAAIAQKKEDEGWLSRHQKILGRRTPEAQLILVGNSIFHSLDNEDRNQVWEKYLNPFQTINMGISGDRTENVIWRLENGSLEHINPKVAVVLIGTNNTDGNHYLSISTPEELAGGIHKICSLITEKLPETKILLMGILPYGYKPNHRDNLNKTTNRLIAKFPKDNSRIHYMDISDVYYNEDGKVNRELMPDFLHPNPEGHRLMFEALYPKIEELMK; the protein is encoded by the coding sequence ATGATAAAACCTTTGATCTATATTATTCCTTTCCTTATCCTAATAGCTTACGGACCGAGCAAAAATAAAAGCAAACATCCTAGAAATGGTAATGAAATAGCTGAATGTCAAGAAAATCCTGCTGCTATTGCTCAGAAAAAAGAGGATGAAGGGTGGCTTAGTCGTCACCAAAAAATTCTAGGAAGGCGTACTCCTGAAGCCCAATTAATTTTAGTTGGCAATTCTATATTTCACTCCTTAGATAATGAGGACCGTAATCAGGTTTGGGAAAAATATTTGAATCCGTTTCAAACAATTAATATGGGAATTTCGGGGGACAGAACCGAAAATGTTATCTGGAGGCTGGAAAATGGCTCGTTAGAACACATTAACCCCAAGGTTGCAGTCGTATTGATTGGAACAAATAACACAGATGGCAATCATTATCTTAGCATAAGCACTCCGGAAGAATTAGCTGGAGGGATCCACAAAATTTGTAGCCTAATTACAGAAAAGCTACCGGAGACAAAGATTTTATTGATGGGGATTTTACCTTACGGTTACAAACCCAATCATAGAGACAATCTTAATAAAACCACCAACCGTTTAATTGCTAAGTTTCCCAAAGATAATTCTCGAATTCATTACATGGATATATCGGATGTATATTATAACGAAGACGGAAAGGTAAACCGTGAATTGATGCCAGATTTTCTTCACCCAAACCCTGAAGGGCATCGATTGATGTTTGAAGCCTTGTATCCTAAAATTGAGGAATTGATGAAATAA
- a CDS encoding sensor histidine kinase, translating into MKKILSLKKHEYLLLVISFFIAVVLIIFSLKELKSFSIQSAETSLITVNKSSHEALKQWIQFRKNNIKKLGSNDFLVNKTSEILQLPRDSSSLISSPITSELRVFFQPILDTNEDLGVFLISPNYISVFSMRDSNTGSFNLIAKESKSLLDKVLLRGETVLVPPIKSDVALESKYTKEKWHTMFLVTPIFQEEKIIAAFAIRLDTQKDFSRILEMGRIGESGESYGFNSQGVIVTNSRIDEKFEGIKEFNLENRLENEIDSIRVGQENKFSLCNGYVLSEIEDYKGENIYEVCVWDDTLNMGVATRINANEALKGYLFMRKILLLIIVGLFGMGFIMINIIVNARQNEENLLKENKRELEFIVEERTKELKHNIKTKDKFFSILAHDLRSPFSGLLVLLDLLLKNPKSFSEEEKTNMLEEIYNSSAQLFKLLENLLSWSRSQTNEITLNPEKVSIHDLIKVNFDLQLQNAKNKKIKLINEIDDRLNVFADRNTIDTVFRNLISNAIKFTNPGGTVRIKSSPNRKMVKVFVQDNGIGIPKENLKKLFKIEEKISTKGTNNEEGTGIGLALCKEFIELNGGKIYVDSNIEVGTVFIVELPNI; encoded by the coding sequence ATGAAAAAAATACTATCCTTAAAAAAACATGAATACTTATTATTAGTAATAAGTTTCTTTATTGCAGTTGTTTTAATTATTTTCAGCTTAAAAGAATTAAAAAGTTTTAGTATACAATCGGCAGAAACATCCTTGATTACTGTCAATAAATCTTCACATGAAGCACTTAAACAATGGATCCAATTCCGAAAAAACAATATTAAAAAGTTAGGAAGTAATGATTTTTTAGTTAATAAAACCTCCGAAATTTTACAACTACCTAGGGATTCATCTTCATTGATATCTTCCCCTATAACTTCAGAATTAAGGGTTTTTTTTCAACCCATTTTGGATACTAATGAAGATTTAGGAGTTTTCTTGATATCTCCTAATTACATAAGTGTTTTCTCAATGAGGGATTCAAACACAGGTAGTTTCAACCTAATCGCCAAAGAAAGTAAATCATTATTGGACAAAGTACTTCTGCGTGGTGAAACCGTCTTGGTTCCTCCAATTAAGTCTGATGTAGCCTTGGAAAGTAAATACACCAAAGAAAAATGGCATACCATGTTTTTGGTTACCCCAATTTTCCAAGAAGAAAAAATCATTGCTGCATTTGCTATTCGCTTAGATACCCAAAAAGATTTCTCTAGAATTCTAGAGATGGGTAGAATAGGAGAAAGTGGTGAATCATATGGCTTCAATAGTCAAGGTGTAATAGTTACTAATAGTCGAATTGATGAAAAATTTGAAGGAATTAAAGAATTTAATCTTGAGAATAGGCTCGAAAATGAAATAGACTCAATTAGGGTTGGTCAAGAAAATAAATTTTCCTTATGTAACGGTTATGTGCTCAGTGAAATTGAAGATTATAAGGGTGAAAATATTTATGAAGTTTGCGTATGGGATGATACCTTAAATATGGGAGTGGCTACTCGAATAAACGCTAATGAGGCATTGAAAGGATACCTCTTTATGCGTAAGATTTTGCTACTTATTATTGTGGGGCTTTTTGGAATGGGTTTTATCATGATCAATATTATTGTGAACGCTAGACAAAATGAGGAAAATCTTTTAAAAGAGAACAAGAGAGAATTGGAATTCATTGTTGAAGAAAGAACGAAAGAATTAAAACATAACATTAAAACAAAAGATAAGTTTTTCTCTATTCTTGCCCATGATTTACGAAGCCCTTTTTCAGGCCTATTGGTTTTGTTAGACTTGTTATTGAAGAATCCAAAGTCCTTTTCAGAAGAGGAGAAAACAAATATGCTTGAGGAAATATATAATTCAAGTGCTCAGCTATTTAAGCTTTTGGAAAATTTATTAAGCTGGTCTCGCTCACAAACCAATGAGATAACATTAAATCCGGAAAAGGTTTCCATTCATGACCTGATAAAGGTTAATTTCGATTTACAACTCCAAAATGCGAAAAATAAAAAGATAAAATTAATCAATGAAATTGATGATAGGTTAAATGTTTTTGCAGACAGAAATACCATAGATACGGTTTTTAGAAATTTGATATCTAATGCTATTAAATTTACCAATCCGGGAGGAACTGTGAGAATAAAATCTTCCCCCAATAGAAAAATGGTAAAGGTATTTGTTCAGGATAATGGAATTGGTATTCCTAAAGAGAACCTAAAAAAATTATTTAAAATTGAAGAGAAAATATCAACAAAAGGCACTAATAATGAGGAGGGAACAGGGATAGGTCTTGCCCTTTGTAAAGAATTTATTGAATTGAATGGTGGGAAGATTTATGTTGATAGCAATATTGAGGTAGGTACTGTTTTTATAGTAGAATTACCTAATATTTGA
- a CDS encoding M28 family peptidase, with protein MINIKYLLAIVFSSMFFFVSFQGIAQKVKIDGIIERAEALSHFKFLASDELKGRDPERPEIDIAAYYIANQFEKYGAIPLSSLNAYYQYVPFVASSPPTVGELKWKGSKFKHGEDLLVLGGNDLSGDFEMVVAGYGFEDDYADKNVKGKWVVVRVGAPNRLTPTELFKAGREKQALAKSKGAIGLIEMYNVPTTPWRMLVNYLNKSQLALDLDPNKHDDLPYLWMKDLKGEIIKSIASGKNEISIDIKGKKNRKIKGRNVVAVIEGTDPQLKDEYVMLSAHYDHLGITKPNAEGDSIYNGARDNAVGTAALIQAANYFGEHPPKRSILLCAWTAEEKGLLGSSYFADNPPLPLKDIVFNLNIDNGGYNDTSLVTIIGLGRSSVDHLISVAAEDYGLEAIADPSPEQGLYDRSDNVNFAKKGIPAPTFSLGFTAFDQEIGKYYHQVSDQVDNFDLDYAIKYWKTYILSAENIANNLEKPVWKSGDKYEEASNALYGIGN; from the coding sequence ATGATAAACATAAAATACCTCCTAGCAATTGTTTTTTCATCCATGTTTTTCTTTGTAAGTTTCCAAGGAATAGCCCAAAAAGTAAAAATAGACGGAATCATTGAAAGAGCAGAAGCCTTGTCTCATTTTAAATTTTTGGCTTCAGATGAATTGAAAGGTAGAGACCCAGAACGTCCTGAAATTGATATTGCAGCTTATTATATTGCCAATCAATTTGAAAAATATGGTGCCATTCCACTTTCTTCATTAAATGCCTATTACCAATATGTACCATTTGTCGCATCCTCCCCTCCAACTGTTGGAGAATTAAAATGGAAAGGCTCCAAGTTTAAGCATGGAGAAGATTTATTGGTATTGGGAGGAAACGATTTGTCAGGAGATTTTGAAATGGTAGTTGCCGGCTATGGCTTTGAAGATGACTATGCCGATAAAAATGTTAAAGGGAAATGGGTCGTTGTAAGGGTTGGTGCACCCAATCGACTCACTCCTACCGAACTTTTTAAAGCAGGGAGAGAAAAACAAGCCCTTGCCAAGTCCAAAGGCGCCATCGGTTTAATTGAGATGTACAATGTACCGACAACCCCTTGGAGAATGTTGGTAAACTACCTTAACAAATCTCAATTAGCTTTAGATTTAGACCCTAACAAGCATGATGATTTGCCTTATCTTTGGATGAAAGACCTTAAAGGAGAGATCATTAAATCCATTGCTTCCGGTAAAAATGAGATATCAATTGATATAAAAGGTAAGAAGAATAGAAAAATTAAGGGCAGAAACGTGGTAGCTGTGATTGAAGGAACCGATCCTCAACTAAAAGATGAGTATGTGATGCTATCGGCCCATTATGATCACTTGGGTATTACCAAACCTAATGCTGAGGGAGATTCCATATACAATGGGGCAAGAGATAACGCAGTAGGAACAGCAGCATTGATCCAAGCAGCAAATTATTTTGGTGAGCACCCTCCAAAAAGGTCTATTTTATTATGTGCATGGACAGCAGAGGAAAAAGGCCTACTAGGTTCCTCCTATTTTGCCGATAATCCTCCATTACCATTAAAAGATATAGTTTTCAATCTTAATATTGACAATGGAGGCTATAATGACACCAGCTTGGTTACCATTATTGGCTTAGGCAGGTCATCGGTAGATCATCTTATTTCAGTTGCAGCAGAGGACTATGGCTTGGAAGCAATAGCAGATCCATCACCGGAACAAGGGTTATATGACCGTTCCGACAATGTAAACTTTGCCAAGAAAGGTATTCCGGCACCTACTTTTAGTTTAGGTTTTACTGCCTTCGACCAAGAAATCGGTAAGTATTACCACCAGGTATCTGATCAGGTTGATAATTTTGATTTGGATTATGCTATAAAATACTGGAAAACCTATATTCTATCTGCAGAGAATATTGCAAATAATCTTGAAAAACCAGTTTGGAAATCCGGTGATAAATATGAAGAAGCATCAAATGCCTTGTATGGTATAGGCAATTGA
- a CDS encoding SusC/RagA family TonB-linked outer membrane protein, whose protein sequence is MKKHLLCEDLTGLPLKTNQVLRLCLIMLILQTALFKSNTAFSQQSPNKTITGVVTDSEGFPLIGVAVLAKGTTNGTVTKLDGDYSINVPATTEVLQFSYIGYQAQEITIGSQSIIDVTLTDAVVGLNEVVITALGISREKESLGYSVGTVDGEELNKTPQASVLSSMQGKIAGVQISQTYGVKGSSMNMVIRGASSLNSDNQPLFVIDGVPVYNTTDNLFNQADLGNAISDINPEDIESMSVLKGPSAAALYGSRAANGVVLITTKSGTGEKKGLGVDFNSSFIVDNPYEYLPVQTEFASGQEGAFVFENDAYEFWGPKLDNGFIAQQRNQDSPSELVSHENNINRQKDFYQNGWTQVNNVGVSGNYDKANFRVSLGNYLNKGIMPNVDLKKNNISINGTMNLTDNLEVTVMTSLNESSSGNRPNTNDGFLTPTRAILTVGPQVDMSLYSNPETWWMPNQEGIVQTRWKERWNNPYLMQELATTSFDRVQAMTKVQVGWEFAKDLRFTGRYLRSQLNQRAVNQRPWDTNSAPKGNYDIQNSSFREQNWEGLFSYNKTFGDFDLQANAGGNLRYNYQENIHNSTTNLVIPGLYTISNGGPGSVIYNNFLSKKKVNSLFGQTSIGYKNMVYLDLTARNDWSSTLPKENRSYFYPSASLSVLVNEMFDMPAWVSLAKVRAGYAQVGNDVDPYQLQRYYNFGADWGDTKRASIAKVAKNSQLKPEIATSKEVGIDLSLFNNRLTLDATYYTMDNKNQVLGISTPITSGANSKLINAGLVRSNGWDITLGTSVIRQKDLSFDLGLNFTRNRTTIVELADGVEYFGYSQGYAYFYTYPGDQVGDIYQAPYFKVEDPNSEYYGHAIIYSNGKPERDRNPENLEKIGNYNPDFILGINPNVQYKNFSFSAVIDWRSGGQFYSETLRQGKNDGRFPEYINGSVDYDPNVDIVQQIKDNPEKFSHEWVGGRDSEYGGFVWQDEEQREARSYINADGEKVYVNDASFDVGVREDGQGGYIENFGGPGTIWLSPYNAQKGADRYLASANLYSATYVKLREVSITYRFPKAIVNKFNLQNMSLSLLGQNLFMWTKHNVFIDPETAYTAVGNRNEPGYEFYNVIPRTRSFGMKLNVGF, encoded by the coding sequence ATGAAAAAACATCTACTTTGTGAAGATTTAACCGGTCTTCCCCTTAAAACCAATCAAGTATTGCGGTTGTGCTTGATTATGTTAATACTTCAAACTGCATTGTTTAAAAGTAACACTGCATTTTCTCAACAATCTCCAAACAAGACAATTACTGGCGTAGTTACAGATTCTGAGGGATTTCCGCTTATAGGGGTAGCTGTCCTCGCTAAAGGGACTACAAACGGTACCGTAACCAAGCTTGATGGAGATTATTCCATAAACGTTCCTGCCACTACAGAGGTGTTGCAGTTTTCCTACATTGGTTACCAAGCACAAGAAATAACTATCGGATCACAATCTATTATTGATGTAACCCTTACTGATGCAGTGGTAGGACTAAACGAAGTGGTCATTACAGCCTTAGGTATTTCGCGTGAAAAAGAATCCTTAGGCTATTCCGTTGGAACCGTTGATGGGGAGGAATTAAATAAAACACCACAGGCTAGTGTACTAAGCTCTATGCAAGGAAAAATAGCAGGTGTTCAGATTTCTCAGACTTACGGGGTGAAAGGTTCATCAATGAATATGGTAATCAGAGGAGCTTCCTCTTTAAACTCAGACAATCAACCTTTGTTTGTTATAGACGGAGTGCCCGTTTACAACACTACGGATAACCTATTCAATCAGGCTGACCTTGGTAATGCTATCTCAGACATTAATCCGGAAGATATAGAATCAATGTCTGTATTAAAAGGACCTAGTGCAGCAGCTCTCTACGGGTCACGTGCAGCAAATGGAGTAGTACTTATTACGACCAAATCAGGTACAGGTGAGAAAAAAGGTTTAGGGGTGGATTTTAATTCATCATTTATTGTCGACAATCCATACGAATATCTTCCTGTGCAAACTGAGTTTGCTTCAGGCCAAGAAGGGGCTTTTGTATTTGAAAATGATGCTTATGAATTTTGGGGTCCTAAGCTAGACAATGGTTTTATTGCCCAACAAAGAAACCAGGATAGTCCAAGTGAATTGGTTTCTCATGAGAACAATATCAACCGTCAAAAAGATTTTTACCAAAACGGCTGGACACAGGTAAACAATGTGGGCGTTAGCGGTAACTATGACAAAGCCAATTTCCGCGTTTCTTTGGGTAATTACCTTAACAAGGGTATTATGCCGAATGTAGATTTGAAAAAAAATAATATCAGCATCAATGGAACGATGAACCTGACTGATAATTTGGAGGTAACAGTAATGACCTCTTTGAATGAGTCAAGTTCAGGCAATAGACCAAATACCAATGATGGTTTTCTTACGCCAACAAGGGCAATTTTAACTGTAGGACCACAGGTTGACATGTCTTTGTATAGTAATCCTGAAACATGGTGGATGCCCAACCAAGAAGGTATCGTTCAAACCCGCTGGAAAGAAAGGTGGAACAATCCTTACCTGATGCAAGAGTTGGCCACAACAAGTTTTGATAGAGTTCAAGCCATGACTAAAGTACAAGTAGGTTGGGAGTTTGCCAAGGACCTGCGCTTTACAGGAAGGTATTTGCGAAGTCAATTGAACCAAAGAGCAGTTAACCAAAGACCGTGGGATACAAATAGTGCCCCCAAGGGAAATTATGATATTCAGAATTCCAGTTTTAGGGAACAAAACTGGGAAGGTCTTTTCTCCTATAACAAAACATTTGGAGATTTTGACCTACAGGCCAATGCAGGGGGAAACCTAAGGTACAACTACCAGGAAAACATTCACAATTCAACCACTAATCTGGTTATTCCCGGTTTGTATACCATTAGTAATGGAGGTCCCGGTTCTGTAATATATAATAACTTCTTGAGTAAAAAGAAAGTAAATAGTCTTTTCGGCCAAACTTCCATTGGCTATAAAAACATGGTTTACCTAGACCTTACGGCTAGGAATGATTGGTCTAGTACATTACCCAAAGAGAATCGCTCGTATTTTTACCCTTCAGCTTCTTTAAGTGTGCTGGTAAATGAAATGTTTGATATGCCGGCTTGGGTTAGCCTTGCCAAGGTTCGTGCAGGTTATGCTCAGGTAGGTAATGATGTAGATCCTTATCAGCTTCAAAGGTATTATAATTTTGGTGCAGATTGGGGAGATACCAAAAGGGCCAGTATTGCCAAAGTTGCTAAAAATTCTCAACTAAAACCTGAAATAGCTACATCCAAAGAAGTGGGTATTGACCTTTCTTTGTTTAACAACAGACTAACACTAGATGCCACCTACTATACCATGGACAATAAAAACCAGGTACTTGGCATTAGCACTCCAATTACTTCAGGAGCAAACAGCAAACTGATCAATGCAGGATTGGTAAGAAGTAATGGTTGGGACATTACCCTAGGTACCTCTGTAATCAGACAAAAAGATCTTTCATTTGATTTAGGATTAAATTTCACTAGAAATAGAACTACCATTGTGGAGCTAGCTGATGGAGTTGAATACTTTGGTTACAGCCAAGGGTATGCTTATTTCTATACCTATCCGGGAGATCAGGTAGGAGATATTTACCAAGCACCATACTTTAAAGTAGAAGATCCAAATTCTGAGTACTATGGTCATGCCATTATTTATAGCAATGGTAAGCCTGAAAGAGATCGAAATCCTGAGAATTTAGAAAAAATTGGTAACTATAACCCTGATTTCATATTGGGTATTAACCCAAATGTGCAATATAAAAACTTTAGTTTTTCAGCAGTTATTGATTGGAGGTCAGGCGGTCAATTCTATTCAGAGACTTTGAGGCAAGGTAAGAATGATGGTAGATTTCCTGAATATATCAATGGTAGTGTAGATTATGACCCCAATGTAGACATCGTTCAGCAAATCAAAGATAACCCTGAGAAGTTTTCACACGAATGGGTTGGTGGACGTGATTCTGAATATGGTGGTTTTGTATGGCAAGACGAGGAACAAAGAGAAGCCAGAAGCTATATTAATGCGGATGGGGAAAAAGTTTATGTAAACGATGCCAGTTTTGATGTAGGTGTTAGAGAAGATGGCCAAGGTGGATACATAGAGAATTTTGGAGGACCGGGTACAATTTGGCTTAGTCCGTATAATGCTCAAAAAGGAGCGGATAGATACTTGGCCTCAGCTAACCTGTACAGTGCAACTTATGTGAAATTAAGAGAAGTATCAATTACTTATAGGTTCCCTAAGGCTATCGTAAATAAATTTAACCTTCAAAACATGTCTTTATCGCTACTGGGTCAAAATTTGTTTATGTGGACAAAGCACAATGTATTTATCGATCCTGAAACTGCCTATACCGCTGTAGGAAACAGGAATGAACCTGGTTATGAGTTTTACAATGTGATTCCACGAACCCGCAGTTTCGGTATGAAATTAAATGTTGGGTTTTAA
- a CDS encoding pseudouridine synthase, translated as MEQLPILFEDQHYIAINKPSGVLVHKTPLEKDPEALFAVQMLEHQVGYKVYPLHRIDRPTTGVLLFGKSAKAASTIQAQFIDHSIKKYYLAILRGYLPKAHGMIDHPLAKDLEFVLQEAKTEYWTLKQCEIPFASTGRYPSSRYSLAKIYPHTGRMHQIRRHFAHLRHYIIGDTTHGDNRQNNFFSSQFQLENMLLHAWELTFFQPFSKESITIKADLPLHFLSIMREFNWPEKELSNHLV; from the coding sequence ATGGAACAGCTTCCGATTCTATTTGAAGACCAACACTACATTGCCATCAATAAACCATCTGGTGTTTTGGTCCACAAGACGCCCTTAGAAAAAGATCCGGAGGCTTTATTTGCGGTTCAAATGCTGGAGCATCAAGTTGGGTACAAAGTTTACCCGTTACACCGAATAGATCGGCCAACTACCGGTGTTTTGTTGTTTGGAAAAAGTGCAAAGGCTGCTTCAACCATTCAAGCTCAATTTATAGACCATAGCATAAAAAAATATTACTTAGCCATTTTAAGAGGCTATTTACCAAAAGCTCATGGAATGATTGATCATCCTTTGGCCAAAGATTTGGAATTTGTACTTCAGGAGGCAAAAACGGAATATTGGACATTGAAACAATGTGAAATTCCTTTTGCTTCTACAGGGAGGTATCCAAGTAGCAGGTATTCTCTAGCCAAGATTTATCCTCATACCGGTAGAATGCATCAAATTCGAAGACATTTTGCACATTTGAGACATTATATTATTGGTGATACCACTCATGGAGATAATCGGCAAAATAATTTTTTTTCTAGCCAATTTCAACTTGAAAATATGCTATTACATGCTTGGGAGTTGACTTTTTTCCAACCTTTTTCTAAAGAATCCATTACCATCAAAGCAGATTTACCTTTACATTTCCTTAGCATCATGAGAGAATTTAATTGGCCCGAGAAGGAATTAAGTAATCATTTAGTATAA
- the mnmA gene encoding tRNA 2-thiouridine(34) synthase MnmA, with amino-acid sequence MSQRKKRVVVGLSGGVDSSVTAYLLKEQGYEVIGMFMKNWHDESVTISNECPWVEDSTDAMLVAQKLGIPFQAIDLSEDYKSRIVAYMFSEYKAGRTPNPDILCNREIKFDIFLKAAMKLKADFVATGHYCQKEEISVNGQPMYKLIAGADNNKDQSYFLCQLDQEQLSKALFPIGHLQKAEVREIAKKQELITAEKKDSQGLCFIGKVKLPDFLQQQLKPNKGDILTVPAESPIYATMGIPAGVAFEDLDTNQLNETCYPLQYEASMGEKVAKHNGAHYFTIGQRKGLNVGGTGKPLFVIATNTKDNIIYTGLGEDHPGLLRHGLFVKKEDIHWIRPDKTLNVGDSASYVARIRYRQPLSKATLLMKENGLYVLFDRPQRGIASGQFVAWYEGEETIGSGVIY; translated from the coding sequence ATGTCTCAGCGTAAAAAAAGAGTAGTAGTAGGCCTTTCAGGAGGTGTGGATAGTTCGGTTACCGCTTATTTGCTAAAAGAGCAGGGCTATGAGGTAATAGGTATGTTTATGAAGAATTGGCATGATGAATCAGTAACCATTTCTAATGAATGTCCCTGGGTGGAAGACAGTACTGATGCCATGTTAGTGGCCCAAAAGTTAGGCATTCCTTTTCAAGCCATAGACCTTAGTGAAGATTACAAATCCAGAATTGTAGCTTATATGTTCTCTGAATACAAGGCAGGAAGAACACCAAATCCTGATATTCTATGTAATAGAGAAATAAAATTTGACATTTTTTTAAAGGCAGCCATGAAACTTAAAGCGGATTTTGTTGCCACCGGACACTATTGTCAAAAAGAAGAAATAAGTGTCAACGGACAACCTATGTACAAATTGATAGCAGGGGCAGATAATAATAAAGATCAAAGTTATTTCCTTTGTCAATTGGATCAAGAACAATTGAGCAAGGCTTTGTTTCCCATTGGCCACCTGCAAAAAGCAGAAGTAAGGGAGATCGCCAAAAAACAAGAATTAATAACTGCCGAGAAAAAAGACAGCCAAGGATTATGCTTCATTGGTAAGGTGAAGCTACCGGACTTTTTACAGCAACAGCTCAAACCCAACAAGGGGGATATTCTCACTGTACCTGCTGAATCCCCAATTTATGCTACTATGGGAATTCCGGCAGGTGTGGCCTTTGAAGATTTGGACACGAACCAGTTGAATGAAACCTGCTATCCATTACAGTACGAGGCAAGCATGGGTGAAAAAGTAGCCAAGCACAATGGTGCACACTATTTTACCATCGGGCAGCGAAAAGGCCTCAACGTGGGGGGTACAGGTAAACCATTATTTGTAATTGCAACAAACACCAAAGATAATATTATTTACACAGGTTTGGGAGAAGATCATCCCGGACTTTTAAGACATGGTCTTTTTGTCAAAAAGGAAGACATCCACTGGATCAGACCTGATAAAACTTTAAATGTGGGGGATTCAGCTTCCTATGTTGCAAGAATTCGGTACAGGCAACCGCTATCTAAGGCCACCCTACTAATGAAGGAAAATGGTTTATATGTTTTATTTGATCGTCCACAAAGGGGAATAGCCTCCGGACAGTTTGTGGCGTGGTATGAGGGCGAAGAAACGATTGGATCAGGAGTAATCTATTAA